A single genomic interval of Deltaproteobacteria bacterium harbors:
- a CDS encoding EutN/CcmL family microcompartment protein, producing the protein MILCQVEGTVVCTVKHPKFAAKTLLVVQPIDEAGKPTGKSFVAVDHAQAGEGDRVLVLREGNGVRQVLKDPNLPIRSVIVGVVDRVDVG; encoded by the coding sequence ATGATCCTCTGCCAGGTGGAAGGCACCGTGGTGTGCACGGTGAAGCACCCCAAGTTCGCCGCGAAGACGCTGCTCGTGGTCCAGCCCATCGACGAGGCGGGCAAGCCCACGGGCAAGAGCTTCGTCGCGGTCGATCACGCCCAGGCCGGCGAGGGCGATCGGGTGCTGGTGCTGCGGGAAGGAAACGGCGTCCGTCAGGTTCTGAAGGACCCCAATCTGCCGATTCGCTCGGTGATTGTGGGGGTTGTGGACCGCGTCGACGTGGGGTAA
- a CDS encoding EutN/CcmL family microcompartment protein, whose translation MYLGRVIGTVVASQKYEGLEGKRLLVVQPLDHHQKPNGPPEVAVDTTQAGPKELVLLVGSREAALACDPWFVPVDAAIVGIVDRVSLRKGSA comes from the coding sequence ATGTACCTGGGGCGCGTGATCGGCACGGTGGTGGCCAGCCAGAAGTACGAGGGGCTGGAGGGCAAGCGCCTGCTCGTGGTGCAGCCGCTCGATCACCACCAGAAGCCCAACGGCCCGCCCGAGGTCGCGGTGGATACGACGCAGGCCGGACCAAAGGAGCTCGTGCTGCTCGTGGGCTCGCGCGAGGCCGCGCTGGCGTGCGATCCCTGGTTCGTGCCGGTGGACGCGGCCATCGTGGGCATCGTGGATCGCGTGTCGCTCCGCAAGGGGAGCGCATGA
- a CDS encoding HTTM domain-containing protein — protein sequence MSTASPLAPAAPAPAPAAKVRARDLPAGLKTYLARYWVGKLDMRPFAFYRMAVGIFLFYDLCDFFPGMRTFFSDEGVLPRTPFLGQWARQWRFSLLDSFGPPALTYVFWFFSAACVLAMAVGYRTRLASFLSFLCLASFQERLPPLFDGSDTVIRMCLFWHMFCPTGNAWSVDALLAERRGQPLPKIVGALPFRILQLQVAWIYLCTFAHKIQGNTWRNGDAVHYTVHLNHVFSRPWAATTIADIAPLMALATWGTLVFEAGFLFLVYLPSPSAKLFKWVKAFAILSIVSMHVGIMFTINVGNFSYLMPLTLTMFWEPEWIDWLVNKIVSKLGPSRMERIRELALKFPEFRVVEAPAGGWFSARTKERFTNWGGVALVLWFIACTWYATPPYIRTWTGQQLTVVSRALGQGGVNPMPHWIETPVQALDVWSSWDMFSPEPLRTDYHLTAPGELEDGTPVNLFGSDAGEQRGFWFTRWFKYFENVTGGDKLLPLEWGRYMCRERNFNLGPGEKRLYTFTLYKENQIIPPIGQPWPPVTKDQVWVHRCFDKPSENKVSPANPLPGPIATPAPLPPRQNQPALAP from the coding sequence ATGAGCACAGCCAGCCCGCTCGCGCCCGCCGCTCCGGCGCCCGCGCCCGCCGCGAAGGTCCGCGCCCGCGACCTGCCCGCCGGCTTGAAGACCTATTTGGCCCGCTACTGGGTGGGCAAGCTGGACATGCGGCCGTTCGCCTTCTACCGCATGGCGGTCGGCATCTTTCTTTTCTACGACCTCTGCGACTTCTTCCCGGGGATGCGCACGTTCTTCAGCGATGAAGGCGTGCTCCCGCGCACCCCGTTCCTCGGCCAGTGGGCGCGGCAGTGGCGCTTCTCGCTGCTGGACTCGTTCGGTCCGCCGGCGCTGACGTACGTCTTCTGGTTCTTCTCGGCGGCGTGCGTGCTGGCGATGGCGGTGGGCTACCGCACGCGGCTCGCGAGCTTCTTGTCCTTCCTCTGCCTGGCGAGCTTTCAGGAGCGGTTGCCGCCGCTCTTCGACGGCTCGGACACCGTCATTCGCATGTGCCTCTTCTGGCACATGTTCTGCCCCACCGGGAACGCGTGGAGCGTGGACGCGCTGCTCGCCGAGCGCCGCGGCCAGCCGCTCCCGAAGATCGTGGGCGCGCTGCCGTTCCGCATCCTCCAGCTGCAGGTGGCGTGGATCTACCTCTGCACCTTCGCGCACAAGATCCAGGGCAACACCTGGCGCAACGGCGACGCGGTTCACTACACGGTGCACCTGAACCATGTGTTCTCGCGCCCGTGGGCGGCCACGACCATCGCCGACATCGCCCCGCTGATGGCGCTCGCCACCTGGGGCACCCTGGTCTTCGAGGCCGGCTTCCTCTTCCTGGTCTACCTGCCCAGCCCGAGCGCCAAGCTCTTCAAGTGGGTGAAGGCGTTTGCGATCTTGTCCATCGTGTCCATGCACGTGGGCATCATGTTCACGATCAACGTGGGCAACTTCAGCTACCTGATGCCGCTGACGTTGACGATGTTCTGGGAGCCCGAGTGGATCGACTGGCTCGTTAACAAGATTGTTAGCAAGCTCGGGCCCTCACGCATGGAGCGCATCCGCGAGCTGGCGCTCAAGTTCCCCGAGTTCCGCGTGGTGGAGGCGCCGGCCGGCGGCTGGTTCTCGGCGCGCACGAAGGAGCGCTTCACCAACTGGGGCGGGGTGGCGCTGGTGCTCTGGTTCATCGCCTGCACCTGGTACGCGACGCCGCCCTATATCCGCACCTGGACGGGCCAGCAGCTCACCGTGGTCAGCCGCGCGCTGGGGCAGGGCGGCGTGAACCCCATGCCGCACTGGATCGAGACGCCGGTGCAGGCGCTCGACGTGTGGAGCAGCTGGGACATGTTCTCGCCCGAGCCGCTGCGCACGGACTACCACCTCACCGCGCCGGGCGAGCTCGAGGACGGCACGCCGGTGAACCTCTTCGGCTCCGACGCCGGCGAGCAGCGCGGCTTCTGGTTCACGCGCTGGTTCAAATACTTCGAGAACGTGACCGGCGGCGACAAGCTGCTCCCCCTGGAGTGGGGCCGCTACATGTGCCGCGAGCGGAACTTCAACCTCGGGCCCGGCGAGAAGCGGCTGTACACGTTCACGCTCTACAAAGAGAACCAGATCATCCCGCCCATTGGGCAGCCCTGGCCGCCGGTGACGAAGGACCAGGTCTGGGTGCACCGCTGCTTCGACAAGCCCAGTGAGAACAAAGTGAGTCCTGCGAACCCGCTTCCCGGGCCGATCGCCACGCCCGCGCCGCTGCCTCCGCGGCAGAACCAGCCGGCGTTGGCGCCGTAG
- the truB gene encoding tRNA pseudouridine(55) synthase TruB, producing the protein MDGILVVDKPAGPTSFDVVHRVRASLKVSKVGHTGTLDPMATGVLPICLGAATRLAGYLTEGDKEYLATVALGASTDTQDATGTVLQARDVPAFTRAQLDQAIARFRGPQQQIPPMYSAVKKDGKRLYEHARAGREVEREARSITVHAMELLDFGERELKIRVACSKGTYVRTLAHDLGEALGCGAHLSALRRTKSGPFGLENAAQLKELVDLGPARREEARRWLVPLADAFAEFPAITLDAATLAKKVAHGQPLELPRSLEVVEGGKVRILGPDGTMVAFAERKGPELRYLRVLLGSGA; encoded by the coding sequence ATGGACGGCATCCTCGTTGTCGACAAGCCGGCCGGGCCCACGTCCTTCGACGTGGTGCACCGCGTGCGCGCGAGCCTCAAGGTCTCCAAGGTCGGCCACACCGGCACCCTGGATCCCATGGCCACGGGCGTGCTGCCGATCTGCCTCGGCGCGGCCACGCGGCTCGCGGGCTATTTGACCGAGGGCGACAAGGAGTACCTGGCCACGGTGGCGCTCGGCGCGAGCACCGACACGCAGGACGCCACGGGCACCGTGCTCCAGGCCCGCGACGTGCCCGCGTTCACCCGCGCGCAGCTCGACCAGGCCATCGCCAGGTTCCGCGGGCCGCAGCAGCAGATCCCGCCCATGTACTCGGCGGTGAAGAAGGACGGCAAGCGGCTCTACGAGCACGCGCGTGCGGGCCGCGAGGTGGAGCGCGAGGCGCGGTCGATCACCGTCCACGCGATGGAGCTCCTGGATTTCGGCGAGCGCGAGCTGAAGATTCGCGTGGCGTGCTCCAAGGGCACGTACGTGCGCACGCTCGCGCACGATCTGGGCGAGGCGCTCGGATGTGGCGCGCATCTGTCGGCGCTGCGGCGCACCAAGAGCGGGCCGTTCGGGCTCGAGAACGCCGCGCAGTTGAAGGAGCTGGTGGATCTCGGCCCGGCGCGGCGCGAGGAAGCGCGGCGCTGGCTGGTGCCGCTCGCCGACGCGTTCGCCGAGTTCCCGGCGATCACACTGGACGCCGCCACGCTGGCGAAGAAGGTGGCGCACGGCCAGCCGCTCGAGCTGCCGCGGTCGCTGGAGGTCGTGGAGGGTGGCAAGGTGCGCATCCTCGGGCCCGACGGGACGATGGTCGCGTTCGCCGAGCGCAAGGGGCCGGAGCTTCGCTACCTGCGCGTGCTGCTGGGCAGCGGCGCTTGA
- a CDS encoding TIGR02300 family protein yields MPAKDLGTKFTCFKCGTKFYDLKKPEPLCPKCGADQRESPALKPASKRAPREKAPVAVEPEVEDAAGDEDEDADELEEAGDEDVEDEPDDDA; encoded by the coding sequence ATGCCGGCCAAGGACCTGGGTACCAAGTTCACCTGCTTCAAGTGCGGCACGAAGTTCTACGACTTGAAGAAGCCGGAGCCGCTCTGCCCCAAGTGCGGGGCGGACCAGCGCGAGAGCCCGGCGCTCAAGCCGGCGAGCAAGCGCGCGCCGCGCGAGAAGGCGCCGGTGGCGGTGGAGCCGGAGGTCGAGGATGCAGCCGGCGATGAAGATGAGGACGCCGACGAGCTCGAAGAGGCCGGCGACGAGGACGTCGAGGACGAGCCCGACGACGACGCGTAG
- a CDS encoding transglycosylase SLT domain-containing protein, translating into MTAVLLSLVILAAPPAPLAKAASALGEQDDVLARAEAEKVIAAGGSDVERARLIAGVAAHDLGDHAAAVKFLEFPAGHLGALEPYHQLALGDARFYAGDPAGAVAPFTAARDGAVIDALASRAAGRLGDALLASGKSCDAVAAFKSRPHAEKTAEWLSAMSRAQAGCGDAKGARDTEHQLWLTYAEHPAAATLEATFGKQARPEDRLQRAKRLFEHVGPAAAAAEAELGIGLKPRGELRARLLLLKARALAELKERPAATDALNAAVRAAPKSEPAAEAQTLLARAAWRRGDMKTADALFDAVGKRRDRTGDDAAFLDAFLPFDKGQYADAIARFEQYLSQRPSSRKSDEAAWFAAYAALRAGDKPRAHDGFERLVKRYPASSLVPQALYWEAKLSAPKDADPLFRSCIRAAPLGFYAALSRVRLAELGKPPEPPAPTAALAPPQGNVGTTLGTLAVLAQALSDVGLWNERGEALDAAIRSTHDPDASAQLAAFCVGLGEWGRAYAVANGRLWHKALEEKNPSALALLYPRAYPELVEPAAQSFGLDPAFAWAIMRRESAFDPRVESGARAIGLMQMLAPTAQKIAGLLGEKDLPSGPDLHRPDTEVPLGVWYLAELAGRFGHAGLAAAAYNAGPQSVNGWMEKNGNLPFDEFVEAIPFRETRLYVKNVVGDYLAYRALYGDRSPAMPLEAALPTPRPGADF; encoded by the coding sequence GTGACGGCCGTCCTGCTCAGCCTGGTGATCCTCGCGGCCCCTCCTGCGCCGCTGGCGAAGGCAGCATCTGCACTGGGCGAACAGGACGATGTTCTCGCCCGAGCGGAAGCGGAGAAGGTGATCGCCGCGGGCGGCTCCGACGTGGAGCGCGCGCGGCTCATCGCCGGCGTGGCGGCGCACGATCTCGGCGATCACGCGGCGGCGGTGAAGTTCCTCGAGTTTCCCGCGGGACACCTGGGCGCGCTGGAGCCGTACCATCAGCTCGCGCTCGGCGACGCGCGCTTCTACGCGGGCGATCCCGCGGGCGCGGTGGCGCCGTTCACGGCGGCACGCGATGGCGCGGTGATCGACGCGCTCGCCTCGCGCGCGGCGGGTCGGCTTGGCGACGCGTTGCTGGCTTCGGGGAAGAGCTGCGACGCGGTGGCCGCCTTCAAGTCCCGGCCGCACGCGGAGAAGACCGCAGAGTGGCTCTCGGCCATGTCCCGCGCGCAGGCGGGCTGCGGCGACGCCAAGGGCGCGCGCGACACCGAGCACCAGCTCTGGCTCACCTACGCCGAGCACCCGGCTGCCGCGACGCTCGAAGCGACCTTCGGAAAGCAGGCGCGTCCCGAGGATCGGCTGCAGCGGGCGAAGCGGCTCTTCGAGCACGTCGGTCCAGCGGCGGCGGCGGCCGAGGCCGAGCTGGGGATCGGGCTCAAGCCCCGCGGCGAGTTGCGCGCGCGCTTGCTGCTCCTGAAAGCGCGCGCGCTGGCCGAGCTGAAGGAGCGGCCCGCAGCGACGGACGCCCTCAATGCGGCGGTGAGGGCCGCGCCGAAGTCCGAGCCCGCGGCGGAGGCGCAGACGCTGCTCGCGCGTGCGGCCTGGCGACGCGGGGACATGAAGACCGCGGACGCGCTCTTCGACGCCGTGGGCAAGCGTCGCGATCGCACCGGCGACGACGCCGCGTTCCTCGACGCCTTCCTGCCCTTCGACAAAGGCCAGTACGCCGACGCCATCGCGCGGTTCGAGCAGTACCTGAGCCAGCGCCCGAGCTCGCGCAAATCGGACGAGGCCGCGTGGTTCGCCGCGTACGCCGCCCTGCGCGCCGGCGACAAGCCCCGCGCCCACGACGGCTTCGAGCGACTGGTGAAGCGCTACCCGGCGTCGTCGCTGGTGCCGCAGGCGCTCTATTGGGAGGCGAAGCTCTCCGCACCGAAGGACGCCGACCCGCTCTTCCGCAGCTGCATCCGCGCCGCGCCGCTCGGGTTCTACGCGGCCCTCTCGCGCGTGCGCCTCGCCGAGCTGGGCAAGCCGCCCGAGCCGCCCGCGCCCACGGCTGCGCTCGCGCCGCCGCAAGGCAACGTCGGCACCACGCTCGGAACTCTCGCGGTGCTCGCCCAGGCGCTCTCCGACGTCGGGCTCTGGAACGAGCGCGGCGAGGCGCTCGATGCCGCCATCCGCTCCACGCACGATCCCGACGCCTCCGCGCAGCTCGCCGCGTTCTGCGTGGGGCTGGGCGAGTGGGGCCGCGCGTACGCCGTCGCGAACGGCCGGCTCTGGCACAAGGCGCTCGAGGAGAAGAATCCGTCGGCGCTCGCGCTCCTCTATCCGCGGGCGTATCCCGAGCTGGTGGAGCCCGCGGCCCAGTCGTTCGGGCTCGACCCCGCGTTCGCGTGGGCGATCATGCGGCGCGAGAGCGCGTTCGATCCGCGCGTGGAATCGGGCGCGCGCGCGATCGGGCTCATGCAGATGCTCGCGCCGACGGCGCAGAAGATCGCCGGGCTGCTGGGCGAGAAGGATCTGCCCAGCGGCCCCGATCTGCACCGGCCCGACACCGAAGTTCCGCTGGGGGTCTGGTACCTGGCCGAGCTCGCGGGGCGGTTCGGACACGCGGGGCTCGCGGCCGCGGCCTACAACGCCGGCCCACAAAGCGTGAACGGCTGGATGGAGAAGAACGGGAACCTGCCCTTCGACGAGTTCGTCGAGGCCATCCCGTTCCGCGAGACGCGGCTCTACGTGAAGAACGTGGTGGGCGACTACCTCGCCTACCGCGCGCTCTACGGCGACCGCTCGCCCGCGATGCCGCTGGAGGCCGCGCTGCCGACGCCGCGTCCGGGGGCCGACTTCTGA
- a CDS encoding zinc-ribbon domain-containing protein — MKFACESCQTKYTIPDEKVRGKVLKIRCKKCGSVITVKEEVAAIPEPEAPPVEERTRVADIGLLEKLRQAEEAKNAGSSTQQAAPAYSEPEAPLPVEWYVMINGEQVGPLSPDDLGAKIASNEVSDRSHVWRDGMAEWKRAADVDELAKHFAPPPPPPKPAAPPRAPPSPPRMAPAPAPAPARAAPAPAAAANFDSEDDNVPTVARPRPSLNEFFPEQEPEATAAASSEPDSEPSSDPTGDPLFDDERPSRNGSARAAPQSNLADLMGDLGGDDHEQSGAGPLDVNGGGADPFAAVPDSPSMAKPQIGEQTRFFMKKAGVTNRNPWWKYALFILSIPVLLGTGLYAMGSMGYGGTVMVYDERTGEQKQVQRFSIEAVKSNGLAALLSGQSKAPPPNVVKKPVVAKKDPDVKKGPTPVDPNAGDPKANLTDEQKKKLAAAQQKGPDLGLVGDDPTKDKPSNSTGPVDHSKGTKDSPGVDKAEALKAEDIKKVVDDNSASFNKCVEDHLKRDPSWKGGRINVSLKIGPSGTVLESGIDKQDVASSDVGECLKTRFKRMHFPRFGGEEPQDVEFPLVLANGG; from the coding sequence GTGAAATTCGCCTGCGAGAGCTGCCAGACCAAGTACACCATCCCGGATGAGAAGGTCCGCGGGAAGGTGCTGAAGATCCGCTGCAAGAAGTGCGGATCGGTCATCACGGTCAAAGAAGAAGTCGCGGCCATCCCCGAGCCGGAGGCGCCACCCGTCGAGGAGCGCACGCGCGTCGCGGACATTGGCCTGCTCGAGAAGCTGCGCCAGGCCGAGGAGGCCAAGAACGCCGGGAGCTCCACGCAGCAGGCGGCGCCCGCGTACAGCGAGCCCGAGGCGCCGCTGCCCGTCGAGTGGTACGTGATGATCAACGGCGAGCAGGTGGGTCCGCTCTCGCCCGACGATCTCGGCGCCAAGATCGCCAGCAACGAGGTGAGCGATCGCAGCCACGTGTGGCGCGACGGCATGGCCGAGTGGAAGCGCGCCGCCGACGTGGACGAGCTCGCCAAGCACTTCGCGCCGCCGCCTCCGCCGCCCAAGCCTGCTGCCCCTCCGCGCGCACCGCCGTCTCCGCCGCGCATGGCGCCCGCTCCCGCACCGGCGCCTGCCCGCGCTGCGCCCGCGCCCGCCGCCGCCGCGAACTTCGACTCCGAAGACGACAACGTGCCCACGGTGGCGCGCCCGCGTCCGAGCCTCAACGAGTTCTTCCCCGAGCAGGAGCCCGAGGCCACGGCGGCTGCGTCGAGCGAGCCGGATTCGGAGCCCTCGAGCGATCCCACCGGCGATCCGCTCTTCGACGACGAGCGCCCCAGCCGCAACGGCTCGGCCCGCGCGGCGCCGCAGAGCAACCTCGCCGACCTGATGGGCGACCTCGGCGGCGACGATCATGAGCAGAGCGGCGCTGGCCCCTTGGACGTGAACGGCGGCGGCGCGGATCCCTTCGCGGCGGTGCCCGATTCGCCGTCGATGGCCAAGCCGCAGATCGGCGAGCAGACCCGCTTCTTCATGAAGAAGGCGGGCGTCACCAACCGCAACCCGTGGTGGAAGTACGCCCTGTTCATCCTCTCCATCCCGGTGCTCCTGGGCACGGGCCTCTACGCCATGGGGAGCATGGGCTACGGCGGCACGGTGATGGTCTACGACGAGCGCACCGGCGAGCAGAAGCAGGTGCAGCGCTTCTCCATCGAGGCGGTGAAGAGCAACGGCCTCGCCGCGCTGCTCTCGGGCCAGTCGAAGGCGCCGCCGCCGAACGTGGTGAAGAAGCCGGTGGTGGCCAAGAAGGATCCAGACGTGAAGAAGGGGCCCACGCCGGTCGATCCGAACGCCGGCGATCCCAAGGCGAACCTCACCGACGAGCAGAAGAAGAAGCTCGCGGCCGCCCAGCAGAAGGGCCCCGACCTCGGCCTCGTGGGCGACGACCCCACCAAGGACAAACCCAGCAACAGCACGGGCCCGGTCGATCACTCCAAGGGCACGAAGGACTCTCCCGGCGTGGACAAGGCCGAGGCGCTCAAGGCCGAAGACATCAAGAAGGTCGTCGACGACAACTCGGCCTCCTTCAACAAGTGCGTGGAGGATCACTTGAAGCGCGACCCCAGCTGGAAGGGCGGGCGCATCAACGTGAGCCTCAAGATCGGCCCTTCTGGCACCGTGCTCGAGAGTGGCATCGACAAGCAGGACGTGGCCTCGTCGGACGTCGGCGAGTGCCTCAAGACCCGCTTCAAGCGCATGCACTTCCCCCGCTTCGGCGGCGAGGAGCCCCAGGACGTGGAGTTCCCCCTGGTGCTCGCCAACGGCGGCTGA
- the rbfA gene encoding 30S ribosome-binding factor RbfA, with translation MSSRPARVAQQIQQEIAQLLGRGAIKDPRVGFVTITGAEIDRELRHATVYYSLMGEQAEKESTQKGLESAAGFLRRELAHSLKLRHAPELHFKFDASVEQGDRIERLLRDVKKGPTEGEK, from the coding sequence ATGAGCTCGAGACCGGCCCGTGTGGCCCAGCAGATTCAGCAGGAGATTGCGCAGCTGCTCGGCCGCGGGGCGATCAAGGACCCGCGGGTGGGCTTCGTGACCATCACCGGCGCGGAGATCGACCGCGAGCTGCGGCACGCCACCGTCTACTACTCGCTCATGGGCGAGCAGGCGGAGAAGGAGTCCACGCAGAAGGGGCTGGAGTCGGCGGCGGGCTTTCTGCGCCGCGAGCTGGCGCACAGCCTGAAGCTGCGGCACGCGCCGGAGCTCCACTTCAAGTTCGACGCCTCGGTCGAGCAGGGCGATCGCATCGAGCGCTTGCTGCGCGATGTGAAGAAGGGCCCGACCGAGGGCGAGAAGTAG
- a CDS encoding DUF503 domain-containing protein encodes MFVGIARVTLSIPGAASLKDKRQVVRKLLDRARAKFNVAAAEVADNDLWQKAVLGFCVVGNERSFVSESVDNILHFVEEAYLAPVVDRQVEILAMGGGLFGSQAIGQGGLTIDAGNRTLAEAEAEQAESGEGDEGDWEGEDEGWDEPEEDQ; translated from the coding sequence ATGTTCGTCGGCATCGCCAGGGTCACGCTGAGCATTCCCGGCGCCGCGTCTCTCAAGGACAAGCGCCAGGTGGTGCGCAAGCTCCTCGACCGGGCCCGCGCCAAGTTCAACGTCGCCGCCGCCGAGGTGGCCGACAACGACCTCTGGCAAAAGGCCGTCCTGGGCTTTTGCGTGGTGGGAAACGAGCGCAGCTTCGTGTCGGAGAGCGTCGACAACATCCTTCACTTCGTGGAGGAGGCGTACCTGGCGCCCGTGGTCGACAGACAGGTGGAGATCTTGGCCATGGGCGGCGGCTTGTTCGGCTCGCAGGCGATCGGCCAGGGGGGCCTCACCATCGATGCGGGCAACCGCACGCTGGCCGAAGCAGAGGCCGAGCAGGCGGAGAGCGGCGAAGGCGACGAAGGCGATTGGGAAGGCGAAGACGAGGGCTGGGACGAGCCCGAGGAGGATCAATGA
- a CDS encoding bifunctional (p)ppGpp synthetase/guanosine-3',5'-bis(diphosphate) 3'-pyrophosphohydrolase, with translation MLRLNDILERVKAYHPDPDLDLIKKAYVYSAKVHQGQIRKSGEPYLIHPLEVAGILAELKLDEASIVTGLLHDTIEDTLATPEELTELFSREITELVDGVTKLGQFSVATTATVEEKQAENFRKMIVAMARDIRVILVKLADRTHNMRTLEHMAPEKQQRIAQETLDIYAPLANRLGISWIKTELEDLSFKYLKPKDYADLQEKIAKRKRERERYIEEVIELIQAKLKENNLEAAVHGRFKHSYSIYKKMRSQGIEFDQVQDVIAFRIITKQMPGCYEALGLIHSMWKPVPGRFKDFIAIPKPNMYQSLHTTVIGPFGDRIEVQIRTEEMNRIAEEGIAAHWAYKEGKGALTKDDEKFAWLRQLMEWQQDLKDPKEFLETVKVDLFTDEVFVFTPRGDVKSLPRGATPVDFAFSVHSAVGEKCVGAKVNGKITPLRYKLKNGDTIEILTSPSGTPSKDWLTFVKTSRAQARIRQYIKAQQRQKSLELGRELAEREFKKFSVNLNKAIKSGDLDKVGADLGYRTHEDMLVALGYGKLTGPQILARLIGPEELAEKEKALSNAPEAPKNGLTRFTEAVRKIVPGARERTGGVKIGGIDDVLVRFGRCCNPVPGDHIVGFITRGRGVTVHTVGCEKALSTDPERRVDVSWDIKGDFKRPVTLRILSADRPGMLADISQTFNSKGVNISQANCRATGDDRAVNTFEVTISDLKQLTEVMQTIERIHGVFSVERV, from the coding sequence ATGCTGCGTCTCAACGACATCCTGGAACGCGTCAAGGCGTACCACCCCGATCCCGACCTCGACCTCATCAAGAAGGCCTACGTCTACTCGGCCAAGGTGCACCAGGGTCAGATCCGGAAGTCGGGCGAGCCCTACCTCATCCACCCGCTCGAGGTGGCCGGCATCCTCGCCGAGCTCAAGCTCGACGAGGCCAGCATCGTCACCGGCCTCCTCCACGACACCATCGAGGACACCCTCGCCACCCCCGAGGAGCTCACCGAGCTCTTCTCGCGCGAGATCACCGAGCTCGTCGACGGCGTCACCAAGCTGGGCCAGTTCTCCGTGGCCACCACGGCCACCGTCGAAGAGAAGCAGGCCGAGAACTTCCGCAAGATGATCGTGGCCATGGCGCGGGACATCCGCGTCATCCTGGTGAAGCTCGCCGACCGCACGCACAACATGCGGACGCTCGAGCACATGGCGCCTGAGAAGCAGCAGCGCATCGCCCAGGAGACCCTCGACATCTACGCGCCGCTGGCCAACCGCCTGGGCATCAGCTGGATCAAGACCGAGCTCGAGGACCTGAGCTTCAAGTACCTCAAGCCCAAGGACTACGCCGACCTCCAGGAGAAGATCGCCAAGCGCAAGCGCGAGCGCGAGCGCTACATCGAAGAGGTCATCGAGCTCATCCAGGCCAAGCTGAAGGAGAACAACCTGGAGGCCGCGGTCCACGGCCGCTTCAAGCACAGCTACAGCATCTACAAGAAGATGCGCAGCCAGGGCATCGAGTTCGATCAAGTCCAGGACGTGATCGCCTTCCGCATCATCACCAAGCAGATGCCGGGCTGCTACGAGGCGCTGGGCCTGATCCACTCGATGTGGAAGCCGGTGCCGGGCCGCTTCAAGGACTTCATCGCCATCCCCAAGCCGAACATGTACCAGTCGTTGCACACCACGGTGATTGGGCCGTTCGGCGACCGCATCGAGGTGCAGATCCGCACCGAGGAGATGAACCGGATCGCCGAGGAAGGCATCGCGGCGCACTGGGCCTACAAAGAGGGCAAGGGCGCTCTCACCAAGGACGACGAGAAGTTCGCCTGGCTGCGCCAGCTCATGGAGTGGCAGCAGGACCTCAAGGATCCGAAGGAGTTCCTCGAGACGGTGAAGGTGGACCTCTTCACCGACGAGGTCTTCGTGTTCACCCCTCGCGGCGACGTGAAGAGCCTCCCGCGCGGCGCCACGCCCGTGGACTTCGCCTTCAGCGTGCACTCGGCCGTGGGCGAGAAGTGCGTGGGCGCCAAGGTGAACGGCAAGATCACCCCGCTCCGCTACAAGCTCAAGAACGGCGACACGATCGAGATTCTGACCTCGCCGAGCGGCACGCCGAGCAAGGACTGGCTGACGTTCGTCAAGACCTCGCGCGCGCAGGCGCGGATCCGCCAGTACATCAAGGCGCAGCAGCGTCAGAAGAGCCTGGAGCTGGGCCGCGAGCTCGCCGAGCGCGAGTTCAAAAAGTTCAGCGTCAACCTCAACAAGGCCATCAAGAGCGGCGACCTGGACAAGGTCGGCGCCGACCTCGGCTACCGCACCCACGAGGACATGCTCGTGGCCCTGGGCTACGGCAAGCTCACCGGCCCGCAGATCCTCGCGCGGCTCATCGGCCCCGAGGAGCTCGCCGAAAAAGAGAAGGCGCTCTCCAACGCCCCCGAGGCGCCCAAGAACGGGCTCACCCGCTTCACCGAGGCGGTTCGCAAGATCGTCCCGGGCGCGCGCGAGCGCACCGGCGGCGTGAAGATCGGCGGCATCGACGACGTGCTGGTGCGCTTCGGCCGCTGCTGCAACCCGGTGCCGGGCGATCACATCGTGGGCTTCATCACCCGCGGCCGCGGCGTCACCGTGCACACCGTGGGCTGCGAGAAGGCGCTCTCCACCGATCCCGAGCGCCGCGTGGACGTGAGCTGGGACATCAAGGGCGACTTCAAGCGCCCGGTCACGCTGCGCATCCTCAGCGCGGATCGCCCCGGCATGCTCGCGGACATCAGCCAGACCTTCAATTCCAAGGGCGTGAACATCTCGCAGGCCAACTGCCGCGCCACCGGCGACGACCGCGCCGTGAACACCTTCGAGGTCACCATCTCGGATCTCAAGCAGCTCACCGAGGTGATGCAGACCATCGAGCGCATCCACGGCGTGTTCTCGGTCGAGCGCGTTTGA